A DNA window from SAR86 cluster bacterium contains the following coding sequences:
- the lpxB gene encoding lipid-A-disaccharide synthase, with the protein MPHENIKSKPLLKIGIVAGEKSGDQLGASLIESIKKDFPDCEFIGVGGQEMKEAGLKSFFDLDKISVMGIWEPLKRLPELIKLRKKLKDFLKKNKPDLFIGIDAPDFNLPLAKSLKQEASIKTIQYVSPSVWAWRKGRIKKIEKSVDLMLTLFPFEESSYKDSEVNVKYVGHPLAQKLDLPSDLLNDQNNKNIRVALMPGSRESEIRLLAPLMIEAAKELKSQYTNMDFVMPLVSKDHLQLLNRDEDKLLFIEFTFGNSHEILKKSDYGIITSGTASLEALLLGVPSLVIYKTNWFSYFFIKPFLNISYFSLPNLLSNEEIVPELLQGKVTKHNILKSFKELRSIKRSIILEKFRKIHISLIGKGPSSAKDAIIEFYSKC; encoded by the coding sequence ATGCCGCATGAAAATATAAAAAGTAAGCCATTATTAAAGATAGGAATAGTAGCTGGTGAGAAGTCAGGAGATCAATTAGGTGCTTCATTAATAGAATCCATTAAAAAGGATTTTCCTGACTGCGAATTTATAGGGGTTGGCGGTCAAGAAATGAAGGAAGCAGGCTTAAAATCTTTTTTTGACTTAGATAAGATTTCGGTAATGGGAATTTGGGAACCTTTAAAAAGGTTACCGGAATTGATAAAGCTTAGAAAAAAACTAAAAGATTTTCTTAAAAAAAATAAACCCGATCTATTTATTGGAATAGATGCTCCAGATTTTAATCTTCCATTAGCAAAGTCATTAAAACAAGAAGCCTCTATTAAAACCATTCAGTATGTTAGTCCTTCAGTTTGGGCTTGGCGTAAGGGAAGGATTAAGAAGATTGAAAAATCAGTAGATTTAATGTTGACTTTATTTCCTTTTGAAGAAAGTTCTTATAAAGACTCTGAAGTAAATGTAAAATATGTTGGACATCCTCTAGCACAAAAATTAGATTTACCTAGTGATCTCTTGAATGATCAAAATAATAAAAATATCAGAGTGGCTTTAATGCCTGGAAGTAGAGAATCTGAGATAAGATTATTAGCACCTCTGATGATTGAAGCAGCCAAGGAACTTAAATCACAATATACTAATATGGATTTTGTAATGCCCTTAGTTAGCAAGGATCATTTGCAATTACTTAATAGAGACGAGGATAAATTATTATTTATAGAATTTACTTTTGGTAATTCTCATGAAATTTTAAAAAAATCTGATTATGGAATCATAACTTCAGGAACCGCTAGCCTGGAAGCCTTGCTTCTAGGCGTTCCGTCTTTGGTTATTTATAAAACAAATTGGTTTAGTTATTTTTTTATTAAACCTTTTTTAAATATTTCTTACTTTTCCTTACCCAATTTATTGAGTAATGAAGAAATAGTTCCGGAGTTATTGCAAGGCAAGGTAACAAAACATAATATCTTAAAGTCATTTAAAGAATTAAGAAGTATAAAACGTTCAATAATTCTTGAAAAATTTCGGAAAATTCATATTTCTTTAATAGGTAAAGGTCCTAGTTCAGCTAAAGATGCAATTATCGAATTCTATTCTAAATGTTAA
- the dnaE gene encoding DNA polymerase III subunit alpha translates to MGLNTNQEFIHLHVHSEFSLSDGIIRIDDLAEEAYKKNFSAIALTDISNLFGLIKFYKAARKNGIKPIIGVEINLVEDIDQSSGTLVLLAKDNLGYKNLTKIVSRSYVDGQKKGVPHVNLDWLESNYQGIIALSGGQFGYVGKSLLSGDESLASDRVIALKKIFNNNFFLEIQRVNREGEEEHNLSVINLSIQHEVPLVATNDVRFLEPIDSEGNLSDFEAHEARVCIQKGETLSDPRRKKIYSPKQYLTSTEEMINLFSDIPEALQNTVKISKLCNLEIDLGKFFLPDFDVPEGKSNEDMLRESAEQGLKNRIEFIESSVNKYDIHKEKYAERLEYELDMICKLDFAGYFLIVADFVNWAQENEIPVGPGRGSGAGSITAYALGITSIDPIKYDLLFERFLNPERVSNPDFDIDFCRDGRDRVLDYVTQKYGKDSVAQIGTRGTMAARAVIKDVVRVLDKPYWFGESLVNAMPDVLGISLKQAYKDKEFKELVNSSDGGLEVYEMALKLEGIARSVGTHAAGVVIAPTALTDFTPLILDEEKGTVASQFDMGDVEAVGLVKFDFLGLKTLTIIDRTLKRVNLKNINKELRIDDLPLNDKKTFSLLQKADTTGVFQLESRGMREYLKQLVPNRFEDIVSMNALYRPGALGMNMVQSYIERKHGREDVTYGHEAVKNILSPTYGVIVYQEQVMQIAQDLAGFSLGQADILRRAMGKKKKEEMEQQRSAFIEGSALNKVDKKYAGNLFDQIEQFAGYGFNRSHSVGYALIAYQTAWLKAHFPASFMASVLSCEIDSTDRVQMFVDECREMKLKVTKPDINKSEYLFLDISDDEILYGLGAIKGVGESLIGGIQTEREISHFTNLEDFCLRMNKFRINKRVLEALIGSGSMDGLGVREDLFRSINATLKKVEHLMDRRQSGISDLFEDEQIDPDPERITLTPENKFNLPIAEYKSLGFYLESNPIKGRQNEITRMCSGLIGDLTQDTSFARLGGFISQLNMRQGKRGRFAFITLVDLSGKIEVSIWADIYDKFRSALKKGQTVIIEGDIEKDEFSSNEFKETFKLIAQNILTLDDARREYCKYVNLKMNSKNLKVNLEKIKKINIEEEGKKTPLLITYSGEESEADLSLPEEYNLNLNEDRLLSLEKTFGKENIQLVYDNHLYLH, encoded by the coding sequence ATGGGCTTAAATACTAATCAAGAATTTATACATCTACATGTACATTCTGAATTTTCGTTATCAGATGGAATAATAAGAATAGATGATTTAGCAGAGGAAGCTTATAAAAAAAATTTTTCTGCTATAGCTTTAACTGATATTTCTAATCTTTTTGGTTTAATAAAATTTTATAAAGCTGCAAGAAAAAATGGAATTAAACCAATAATAGGTGTGGAAATAAACTTAGTTGAGGATATTGATCAGTCTTCAGGAACTTTAGTTTTATTAGCAAAAGATAATCTAGGTTACAAGAATCTTACAAAAATAGTTTCCAGGTCTTATGTAGATGGCCAAAAAAAAGGTGTTCCCCATGTAAACCTAGATTGGCTTGAAAGTAATTATCAAGGCATCATAGCTTTATCAGGAGGTCAATTTGGTTATGTAGGCAAATCTTTACTTTCGGGAGATGAAAGCCTCGCTTCAGATAGAGTGATAGCTTTAAAAAAAATTTTTAATAATAATTTTTTTTTAGAGATACAAAGAGTAAATAGGGAAGGAGAAGAGGAACATAATCTTAGTGTTATAAATTTATCAATCCAGCATGAGGTTCCTTTGGTTGCAACTAATGATGTGAGGTTTCTAGAGCCTATAGATTCAGAAGGAAATTTATCAGATTTCGAGGCGCACGAAGCTAGGGTTTGTATTCAAAAAGGTGAAACATTAAGCGATCCTAGAAGAAAAAAGATCTATTCTCCAAAGCAATATTTAACTTCAACGGAAGAAATGATAAATCTTTTTTCTGATATACCGGAAGCTCTTCAAAATACAGTTAAAATTTCTAAACTATGTAATCTAGAAATTGATCTTGGTAAGTTCTTCCTTCCTGACTTCGATGTCCCAGAAGGAAAAAGTAATGAAGACATGCTTAGGGAGAGCGCTGAGCAAGGATTAAAGAATAGAATTGAATTTATAGAATCGTCAGTAAATAAGTATGATATTCATAAAGAAAAATATGCAGAAAGGCTTGAATATGAGCTCGATATGATATGTAAACTAGATTTTGCGGGCTATTTTCTAATAGTCGCAGACTTTGTAAATTGGGCTCAAGAGAATGAAATACCTGTTGGTCCCGGCAGAGGTTCAGGTGCTGGTTCTATCACTGCTTATGCCTTAGGCATTACTTCTATAGACCCTATAAAATATGATCTTCTTTTTGAAAGGTTTTTAAATCCAGAAAGGGTAAGTAATCCGGACTTTGATATTGATTTTTGTAGAGATGGCAGAGATAGGGTTCTTGACTATGTGACACAAAAATATGGCAAAGACTCTGTAGCTCAAATAGGAACAAGAGGAACTATGGCAGCTAGAGCTGTAATTAAAGATGTAGTAAGGGTATTAGATAAACCATATTGGTTTGGAGAATCTTTAGTCAATGCTATGCCAGATGTTCTCGGTATTTCTCTTAAGCAAGCTTATAAGGATAAAGAATTTAAGGAACTTGTTAATTCAAGTGATGGCGGTTTGGAAGTTTACGAGATGGCACTCAAACTTGAAGGCATTGCTAGAAGTGTAGGTACACATGCAGCTGGAGTTGTAATTGCACCTACAGCTTTAACAGATTTTACTCCTCTTATTTTAGATGAAGAAAAGGGTACTGTTGCATCTCAATTTGATATGGGAGATGTTGAGGCAGTAGGACTAGTTAAATTTGATTTCTTAGGGCTAAAAACACTCACAATTATTGATAGGACTTTAAAAAGAGTAAATCTAAAAAATATAAATAAAGAATTAAGGATAGATGATTTACCTCTCAATGATAAAAAAACTTTTAGCCTTCTTCAAAAGGCAGACACTACAGGGGTTTTTCAGCTTGAATCAAGAGGTATGAGAGAGTATTTAAAACAATTAGTTCCCAATCGTTTTGAAGATATTGTAAGTATGAATGCTCTCTACAGGCCTGGAGCCTTAGGTATGAATATGGTTCAGTCTTATATTGAAAGGAAACATGGAAGAGAGGATGTCACTTACGGACATGAGGCTGTAAAAAATATACTAAGTCCTACCTATGGAGTCATTGTTTATCAAGAACAAGTGATGCAAATAGCACAAGATCTAGCTGGTTTTAGTTTAGGACAGGCTGATATTCTTAGAAGGGCTATGGGAAAAAAGAAGAAAGAGGAAATGGAGCAGCAGAGATCAGCCTTTATCGAAGGAAGTGCATTAAATAAAGTAGATAAAAAGTATGCTGGAAATTTATTTGATCAAATTGAACAATTCGCTGGCTATGGATTTAATCGTTCTCATTCCGTTGGTTATGCTCTTATTGCTTATCAAACCGCTTGGCTTAAAGCTCATTTTCCTGCCTCTTTCATGGCCTCCGTTTTGTCTTGTGAGATTGATTCAACAGATAGAGTTCAAATGTTTGTAGATGAATGCAGAGAAATGAAATTAAAAGTAACCAAGCCAGATATAAATAAGAGTGAATATCTCTTTTTAGATATTTCAGATGATGAAATACTTTATGGACTTGGAGCTATTAAAGGGGTTGGAGAATCTTTAATAGGAGGAATTCAAACTGAACGTGAAATATCTCATTTTACTAATTTAGAAGATTTTTGTCTGAGAATGAACAAATTTCGTATTAATAAGAGGGTATTAGAAGCTTTGATTGGATCTGGGTCAATGGATGGGTTAGGAGTAAGAGAAGATCTCTTTAGATCTATAAATGCTACCTTAAAGAAGGTAGAGCATTTAATGGACAGAAGACAGAGTGGGATTAGTGATTTGTTTGAGGATGAGCAGATAGATCCAGATCCTGAAAGGATTACATTAACCCCAGAAAATAAATTTAATTTGCCTATTGCTGAATATAAATCTTTAGGGTTCTATTTAGAATCTAACCCTATTAAAGGGCGTCAAAACGAAATAACTAGGATGTGTAGTGGTCTTATAGGAGATCTAACCCAAGATACTTCTTTTGCTAGACTAGGAGGTTTCATTTCACAGTTGAATATGCGTCAAGGAAAAAGAGGGAGATTTGCTTTTATTACTTTAGTAGATCTTTCTGGAAAAATAGAAGTATCTATTTGGGCAGATATTTATGATAAGTTTAGAAGTGCTTTAAAAAAAGGACAAACAGTTATCATTGAAGGAGATATTGAAAAGGATGAATTCTCTAGTAATGAATTTAAAGAAACTTTTAAATTAATAGCTCAGAATATTCTTACCCTTGATGATGCAAGAAGAGAGTATTGTAAGTATGTTAATTTAAAGATGAATTCAAAAAATTTGAAGGTAAATCTAGAAAAAATAAAAAAAATAAATATAGAAGAGGAGGGTAAAAAAACTCCCTTATTAATTACTTATTCTGGTGAAGAATCAGAGGCTGATTTATCACTACCCGAAGAATACAATTTAAATTTAAACGAGGATAGATTGTTGTCACTTGAAAAGACCTTTGGGAAAGAAAATATTCAATTGGTGTATGATAAT
- a CDS encoding ribonuclease HII, translating into MLIAGVDEVGRGPLAGPVYAAAVILGKKRIIGLNDSKSLSPKELIRLDKEIRANAIAFSIGKSSVTEIETLNILRASLLAMKRAIKSLSCRPSKLLIDGNIAPSTDLPLEMIIKGDTKIHSIMAASVVAKVARDELMKKLDKKFPIYDFKNNKGYPTRFHLKALKEFGPCKHHRMTFKPLKKLDNEVNGLKY; encoded by the coding sequence ATGTTAATTGCTGGAGTTGATGAGGTAGGTAGAGGTCCTCTAGCAGGTCCTGTGTATGCAGCAGCTGTTATTTTAGGCAAAAAAAGAATTATCGGTTTAAATGATTCAAAAAGTTTAAGTCCTAAAGAACTAATTAGACTTGATAAGGAAATAAGAGCTAATGCAATAGCTTTTAGTATAGGAAAGTCTAGTGTTACTGAGATAGAAACTTTAAATATATTACGTGCAAGCTTGTTAGCAATGAAAAGAGCTATTAAATCCCTTTCATGTAGGCCTTCAAAGCTTCTTATTGATGGGAATATTGCACCTAGTACAGATTTGCCATTAGAAATGATTATTAAAGGCGATACTAAAATACACAGTATTATGGCTGCATCTGTAGTTGCTAAGGTTGCCAGAGATGAGTTAATGAAAAAATTAGATAAAAAATTCCCTATTTATGATTTCAAAAATAATAAAGGATATCCTACAAGATTTCATTTGAAAGCGTTGAAAGAATTTGGTCCATGTAAACACCACAGAATGACTTTCAAACCTTTAAAAAAATTGGATAATGAAGTTAATGGGCTTAAATACTAA
- the lpxD gene encoding UDP-3-O-(3-hydroxymyristoyl)glucosamine N-acyltransferase has translation MSASKNLTLEDLANQIGATLKGNKEQLVYGIGPLNKATEKEISFFSEKKFLSDLNQSRACAIIISKEHADLTSSSVLISKDPYLSYAKATKLFKIPFSEELKEGISDKADIHDAAELSKSSSIGPFTTIGRDSFIDDGVKVGNGCYIGRNVKIGKDSIIYPNVTIYSDSEIGEDVIIHSGTVVGSDGLGFAKEDGNWFKIEHLGRVIIHDRVEIGSNSSLDKGSVGNTIISSDVKIDNLVHIAHNVEVGEFSAIAANSAIAGSSIIGKSCTIAGCCGVIDNISICDEVHITAMTLVTKSIKKPGIYSSGTPIMENKEWRKNAVLFKKLNNIYKKL, from the coding sequence GTGTCTGCTTCCAAAAATCTTACTCTTGAAGATTTAGCTAATCAGATAGGAGCAACCCTTAAAGGTAATAAGGAACAACTTGTCTATGGCATTGGACCCTTAAATAAAGCGACTGAGAAAGAAATTTCCTTTTTTTCAGAAAAGAAATTTCTTTCTGATCTCAACCAAAGTAGAGCTTGTGCAATCATTATTTCGAAAGAGCATGCTGATTTAACTTCTTCAAGTGTGTTGATTTCAAAAGACCCTTATTTGTCATATGCAAAAGCAACAAAACTTTTTAAAATTCCTTTTAGCGAAGAGCTAAAAGAGGGCATTTCGGATAAAGCGGATATTCATGATGCAGCGGAGTTAAGTAAGTCATCATCAATAGGACCTTTTACAACTATTGGCAGAGACTCTTTTATCGATGATGGTGTTAAAGTTGGAAATGGTTGTTACATAGGAAGAAATGTAAAAATAGGAAAAGATTCTATTATTTACCCAAATGTGACAATCTATAGTGATAGTGAAATAGGTGAAGATGTAATAATTCATAGCGGAACTGTAGTAGGATCAGATGGTTTGGGTTTTGCTAAAGAAGATGGTAACTGGTTTAAGATTGAACATTTAGGCAGGGTTATCATTCACGATAGAGTAGAAATAGGTTCTAATTCTTCCTTAGATAAAGGATCGGTTGGTAATACTATTATTAGTTCAGATGTGAAAATAGATAATCTAGTGCACATAGCTCACAATGTGGAGGTGGGTGAGTTTTCAGCAATAGCAGCTAATAGCGCTATTGCAGGTAGTTCCATTATAGGAAAATCTTGTACTATTGCAGGATGTTGCGGAGTTATTGATAATATTTCTATATGTGATGAAGTTCATATTACTGCAATGACTTTAGTAACAAAATCTATTAAGAAGCCTGGAATATACTCTTCTGGAACTCCTATTATGGAAAATAAAGAATGGAGAAAAAATGCAGTTCTCTTTAAGAAGCTTAATAATATTTATAAAAAATTATAA
- the fabZ gene encoding 3-hydroxyacyl-ACP dehydratase FabZ — protein sequence MEIEINIEEIQEYLPHRYPFLLVDRVVEIELGKYIKAIKNVTTNEPFFNGHFPGKQVMPGVLILEAMAQASGILGFKTMNKKPEQGSIYYFVGADNLRFKNPAVPGDQIILESKVLAEKSGIWKFNCSASVNDKVIGKAIILCADRPK from the coding sequence ATGGAAATAGAGATCAATATTGAAGAAATTCAAGAATATTTACCTCACCGTTATCCATTCTTGTTGGTAGATAGAGTTGTTGAGATTGAATTAGGGAAATATATAAAAGCTATAAAAAATGTTACCACAAATGAACCTTTCTTTAATGGCCATTTTCCTGGAAAACAAGTCATGCCTGGTGTTTTAATTTTAGAAGCTATGGCCCAAGCTTCAGGAATCTTAGGATTTAAAACTATGAATAAAAAACCTGAACAGGGCTCTATTTATTATTTTGTAGGAGCAGATAATTTAAGATTTAAGAATCCAGCTGTTCCGGGAGATCAGATAATTCTAGAGTCCAAAGTTCTTGCAGAGAAGAGTGGAATTTGGAAGTTTAATTGCTCTGCTTCAGTGAATGATAAGGTTATTGGTAAAGCAATTATTCTATGCGCAGACAGGCCTAAATAA
- a CDS encoding OmpH family outer membrane protein, translating to MIKIHRKILFFFIPILLSANLFSAELEGIAVIDVEAAILSTELAKQAFEELSNSKEWKEVSEEFQLKVNEAQEIAANVQKDGTTMSDEEKLEAQKRLRSLEQDANFLNQKLQQMRNELVQGIQQEQAPKVQKVLTELMRAKGIKILLQRNAVLGWDQGDPSLNITPEVVELLNQKEE from the coding sequence ATGATTAAGATACATCGTAAAATATTGTTCTTTTTTATTCCAATACTATTATCAGCTAATTTATTTTCAGCTGAATTAGAAGGTATAGCAGTAATAGATGTTGAAGCAGCTATTCTTAGTACAGAACTAGCTAAGCAAGCTTTTGAAGAGCTTTCTAATAGCAAAGAATGGAAGGAAGTGTCAGAAGAGTTTCAACTAAAAGTTAATGAAGCTCAAGAAATAGCTGCCAATGTTCAAAAAGATGGAACAACAATGTCAGATGAAGAAAAGTTGGAAGCTCAAAAGAGATTAAGGTCTCTTGAACAAGATGCTAATTTTTTGAATCAGAAATTACAGCAAATGAGAAATGAATTAGTTCAGGGTATTCAGCAAGAACAAGCGCCAAAGGTGCAGAAAGTTCTTACAGAACTCATGAGGGCTAAGGGAATAAAAATACTTCTTCAAAGAAATGCTGTTTTAGGATGGGATCAGGGAGATCCTTCATTAAACATTACTCCTGAAGTAGTTGAGCTCCTTAATCAAAAGGAAGAATAG
- the lpxA gene encoding acyl-ACP--UDP-N-acetylglucosamine O-acyltransferase: MHHSTAIIDKKAYLEEGVQIGPYSVIGPDVKILSGTKIESHVIINGPTEIGKDNHIFQFASVGDGSPDKKYKGEPTKLIVGNNNVIREGVTIHRGTVQEEGVTRIGNNILLLAYSHVAHDCIIEDDAILTNQAAIAGAVKVGKGAILGGYAIVHQYCSLGAYSFCAMGSAVNKDIPAFVKVRGNPASPFGINTTGIKRIGFSAEKIEALRSAYRLTYRNKLTVDEALDQMSPLIKKHPEVDLFAKSLINSTRGIVR; the protein is encoded by the coding sequence ATGCATCATTCAACAGCAATTATTGACAAAAAAGCTTATTTAGAAGAAGGAGTTCAGATAGGGCCATACTCAGTTATAGGCCCAGATGTAAAAATTTTATCTGGTACTAAAATTGAGTCGCATGTAATTATTAATGGCCCAACTGAAATAGGAAAAGATAATCATATTTTTCAATTTGCTTCAGTAGGTGACGGAAGTCCAGATAAAAAATATAAAGGAGAACCTACAAAACTTATCGTAGGTAATAACAATGTAATCAGAGAAGGTGTGACTATTCATAGAGGTACGGTTCAAGAGGAAGGGGTCACAAGAATAGGTAATAATATTTTGCTTTTGGCATATTCTCATGTGGCTCATGATTGTATTATCGAAGATGATGCTATTTTAACTAACCAAGCAGCTATTGCTGGTGCAGTTAAAGTTGGTAAAGGAGCTATACTTGGAGGATATGCAATTGTTCATCAATATTGTTCTTTAGGTGCTTACAGTTTTTGTGCTATGGGTAGCGCTGTAAATAAAGATATTCCTGCTTTTGTTAAAGTGAGAGGTAATCCTGCTTCGCCTTTTGGAATAAATACAACAGGTATAAAAAGAATTGGTTTTAGCGCTGAAAAAATAGAAGCTCTAAGATCTGCATATAGATTAACATATAGAAATAAATTAACAGTAGATGAAGCTCTAGATCAAATGTCACCCTTGATCAAAAAACATCCTGAAGTTGATTTGTTTGCTAAATCTCTTATAAATTCTACTCGCGGTATTGTTCGATAA
- the bamA gene encoding outer membrane protein assembly factor BamA — protein sequence MSLSLLSPVTLSAEEWVISDIRISGLQRVSAGSVFSAMPLSVGDSADSYALIDVSKSLFSTGQFDDIEIGRDGDTLIINIQERPSIASIEIEGNKALKTEDLMKGLKGAGLSEGQVFKRSILDGLSLELNRQYISQGRYGAKVDVKAESEPRNRVGVKIEIEEGEVSKISNINIIGNNSFLDEELLKGFELSVGGWLSFFKNDDRYSREKLKGDMETLTSFYKDRGYVEFELDSSQVSISHDKKSVFITLNITEGNTFIVNDIDIAGDLPIDEAILNQLVLIQKGEIFSQILITETEELFTNILGNEGYTFAEIKGVPEVNDETGEVDLTFYVDAKQRTYVRRISFKGNERTHDVVLRRELRQMEGAWASNQLIENSKLRLERLGFFKEVESETKPVPGVSDQIDVEFTVEEEYSGSVGGSLGYGAYGMTLGLNYSENNAFGTGKQVGIGINKSDWQTNYSFNYGDPYYTSEGVSRGYSLYFRESDYGEFNIASYTSDSYGAGIQFGFPISDIERIGLNLNYDHTQIDAGSLPASQIIDFISSEGTDFEVLKTQLVWSKVTLNRGIFPTAGQSQSLALQVTVPGSSLTYLRATYRHKYFKPLFGGRLIIGLRGELGALEAYGDTEVPPFFEHFYSGGVGSVRGFKQNTLGPRATPSPYYLDNEGNPLQGEDGNFIYNPYSYQDDRSIGGAYLLEGGLDFIFKLPFLEDQRSLRSSIFIDAGNVFAKECKETQYNVNCSELDIGELRYSFGFGVSWITQLGPMSFAISKPFNQGELDETEGFQFEIGSQF from the coding sequence ATGTCATTAAGCTTATTGTCGCCAGTAACCTTGAGTGCTGAAGAATGGGTAATAAGTGATATCAGGATAAGTGGTTTACAAAGAGTTTCAGCAGGAAGTGTTTTCTCCGCTATGCCTTTATCTGTAGGAGACTCAGCAGATAGTTATGCTTTAATTGATGTGAGTAAGTCTCTATTTTCAACTGGTCAATTTGATGATATAGAGATTGGTAGAGATGGAGACACCTTGATTATTAATATACAGGAAAGGCCTTCTATAGCCTCTATAGAGATAGAAGGAAATAAGGCTTTAAAAACTGAGGATCTCATGAAAGGCCTTAAAGGGGCTGGTTTATCTGAAGGGCAGGTGTTTAAACGATCTATTTTGGACGGACTGAGTTTAGAATTGAACAGACAATATATAAGTCAGGGTAGGTATGGTGCAAAAGTAGATGTTAAAGCTGAAAGTGAGCCAAGAAATAGGGTTGGAGTAAAGATTGAGATAGAGGAAGGGGAAGTTTCAAAGATTTCAAATATTAATATTATAGGAAACAATTCTTTCTTAGATGAAGAGCTTTTAAAAGGTTTTGAATTAAGCGTCGGAGGATGGCTTTCTTTTTTTAAAAATGATGATAGATATTCTAGAGAAAAGTTAAAAGGTGATATGGAAACCTTAACTTCATTTTATAAAGATAGAGGTTATGTAGAATTTGAACTTGATTCATCGCAAGTTTCTATTTCTCATGATAAAAAGTCTGTTTTTATAACTTTAAATATAACAGAAGGTAATACTTTTATAGTTAATGATATAGATATAGCAGGAGATCTTCCTATAGATGAAGCAATTTTAAATCAGTTAGTACTAATACAGAAAGGAGAGATATTTTCTCAAATATTAATTACTGAAACTGAAGAATTATTTACTAATATTTTAGGAAACGAAGGATATACCTTTGCTGAGATAAAGGGAGTACCAGAAGTAAATGATGAAACAGGTGAAGTTGACCTAACATTCTATGTCGATGCTAAACAAAGAACTTATGTTAGGCGAATTTCTTTCAAAGGAAATGAAAGAACACACGATGTAGTCTTGAGAAGGGAATTAAGACAAATGGAGGGCGCTTGGGCATCCAATCAGTTAATTGAAAATTCAAAGCTTAGACTTGAACGTTTAGGTTTCTTTAAAGAAGTTGAATCAGAAACTAAGCCAGTACCTGGCGTATCTGATCAGATAGATGTTGAATTTACTGTTGAAGAGGAGTATTCAGGAAGTGTAGGAGGTAGCCTTGGCTATGGCGCTTATGGCATGACTCTGGGTTTAAATTATTCAGAAAATAATGCATTTGGCACAGGCAAGCAAGTAGGAATAGGAATCAATAAAAGTGATTGGCAAACAAATTATTCTTTTAATTATGGGGATCCTTATTATACTTCTGAAGGTGTGAGTAGAGGTTATAGTTTGTACTTTCGTGAATCTGATTATGGAGAATTTAATATAGCAAGTTATACATCTGACTCTTATGGAGCTGGAATCCAATTCGGATTTCCAATTTCTGATATTGAAAGAATTGGTCTCAATCTAAATTATGATCATACGCAGATAGATGCAGGCTCCTTGCCAGCTTCGCAAATTATCGATTTCATTTCTTCAGAAGGGACGGATTTTGAAGTCTTAAAAACTCAACTAGTATGGTCAAAGGTTACTTTAAATAGAGGTATTTTTCCTACGGCCGGTCAGTCACAATCTTTGGCATTGCAGGTAACTGTTCCTGGAAGTTCTCTAACTTATTTAAGGGCGACTTATAGGCATAAGTATTTTAAACCTCTCTTTGGAGGAAGATTAATAATAGGTTTAAGGGGAGAATTAGGCGCATTAGAGGCTTATGGAGATACTGAAGTGCCTCCATTTTTCGAACATTTTTATTCTGGAGGAGTTGGTTCAGTAAGGGGTTTTAAACAAAATACTCTTGGACCTAGAGCTACTCCTTCGCCATATTATTTAGATAATGAAGGTAACCCATTACAGGGTGAGGATGGAAATTTTATTTATAATCCATATTCCTATCAAGATGATAGATCAATTGGCGGAGCTTATTTGCTTGAGGGTGGGTTAGATTTTATTTTTAAGTTACCATTTTTAGAAGATCAGAGATCTCTAAGAAGTTCTATTTTTATAGATGCAGGAAATGTTTTCGCTAAAGAATGTAAAGAAACTCAATATAATGTAAATTGCAGTGAATTAGATATTGGTGAATTAAGGTATTCGTTTGGCTTTGGGGTGTCTTGGATTACTCAATTGGGCCCTATGTCCTTTGCCATATCTAAGCCCTTTAATCAGGGCGAGTTAGATGAAACTGAAGGTTTTCAATTTGAAATTGGTAGCCAATTTTAA